The following are encoded together in the Candidatus Omnitrophota bacterium genome:
- the topA gene encoding type I DNA topoisomerase, producing the protein MVKALVIVESPAKVKTINKILGKNFKVLSSMGHLVDLPASKLGVDLENNFKPQLIVMRKKQKVLKDLKKEAKTKKDIYIATDPDREGEAIGWNIANQLGDEKNFYRITFHEITKDAVLKAFKTPRKFDLKKIDAQIARRILDRIVGYQLSPLLWKKIGSHLSAGRVQSVALRLIVDREREIQKFIPQEYWEIAVDLKKKGYEDILCADLERISGEKIDLQAKLPTDDVVAQIKKEDFKVTNITKRDVKRSPSPPLITSTLQQDAFNKLGFNAAKTMMIAQELYEGVELEGGEAVGLITYMRTDSVNIAKEAIEKVRGLIEKSYGKKYLPEKPNVYKSKKSAQEAHEAIRPSDVDRSPEDIQKYLSVDQLKLYQLIWKRFVACQMTDALFESKKIEITAGKFQFGASGSTLSFDGFLILDKESRGADKAIDLSHYKTGDLMDLVDIHPSQHFTKPPAHYSEATLVKALEEDGIGRPSTYAPIIQTLVYRNYANRDKGYFSATELGMMTCDLLVQYFPKIMDIGFTATMEEHLDLVEEGTLEYTKLLNEFYQPFKEELEYAMGKIEKTQTLLEKKCPQCDRPMVVKWGRRGKFLSCSGFPECKFAQGFGMGVKCPQENCGGELIERRSKRGSTFYGCSNYPTCRFIANKLPQEQSAPGEKHEPIP; encoded by the coding sequence ATGGTAAAAGCACTCGTGATCGTAGAGTCACCCGCGAAAGTTAAGACGATCAATAAGATCTTGGGGAAGAATTTTAAAGTCCTTTCTTCGATGGGGCATTTGGTCGATCTCCCTGCATCTAAACTCGGCGTTGACCTGGAGAATAACTTTAAGCCGCAATTGATCGTTATGCGTAAAAAACAAAAGGTTTTAAAGGATTTGAAGAAAGAAGCGAAAACAAAAAAAGACATTTATATCGCGACAGATCCCGATCGCGAGGGAGAAGCCATCGGCTGGAATATTGCCAATCAACTCGGTGATGAAAAAAATTTCTACCGCATTACCTTCCATGAAATTACCAAAGATGCCGTTTTAAAGGCTTTCAAAACTCCTCGTAAGTTTGACTTAAAGAAAATTGACGCTCAAATCGCTCGTCGGATCTTAGATAGGATCGTGGGCTATCAGTTAAGCCCGCTTTTATGGAAAAAGATCGGCTCACATTTAAGCGCCGGGCGCGTTCAATCGGTGGCGCTGCGCCTTATCGTTGACCGCGAGCGTGAGATCCAGAAATTTATTCCGCAAGAGTATTGGGAGATCGCCGTCGACTTAAAAAAGAAAGGTTATGAAGATATTCTTTGCGCTGATCTGGAAAGAATAAGCGGTGAAAAGATCGATCTGCAGGCAAAACTTCCCACCGATGATGTTGTGGCTCAGATCAAAAAAGAAGATTTTAAGGTCACAAATATCACCAAGCGGGATGTCAAGCGCAGTCCTTCGCCTCCTTTGATCACCAGCACGCTTCAACAAGATGCTTTTAATAAATTAGGATTTAACGCCGCTAAGACGATGATGATCGCCCAAGAACTTTATGAAGGCGTGGAATTAGAGGGGGGCGAGGCTGTCGGTCTTATTACCTATATGAGAACCGATTCCGTCAATATCGCCAAAGAGGCTATTGAAAAAGTCCGCGGTCTTATTGAGAAATCTTACGGCAAAAAATATCTGCCCGAAAAACCTAATGTTTATAAATCAAAGAAATCCGCCCAAGAGGCGCATGAGGCTATTCGTCCATCGGATGTTGACCGCAGCCCCGAAGATATTCAAAAATATCTCTCTGTCGATCAACTTAAGCTTTATCAGTTGATCTGGAAGCGATTTGTGGCTTGCCAAATGACAGACGCGCTTTTTGAAAGCAAAAAAATAGAAATTACCGCCGGAAAATTCCAATTCGGCGCGTCAGGATCAACGCTTAGCTTTGACGGATTTTTAATTTTGGATAAAGAATCGCGCGGCGCGGATAAAGCCATCGATCTATCGCATTACAAAACCGGCGATCTAATGGATCTCGTTGATATTCACCCCAGTCAACATTTCACCAAACCTCCGGCGCACTATTCGGAAGCAACGCTTGTTAAAGCTTTAGAAGAAGACGGCATTGGCCGGCCCAGTACTTATGCGCCCATCATTCAAACACTGGTGTATCGTAATTATGCCAACCGTGACAAGGGGTATTTTAGCGCTACTGAACTCGGAATGATGACTTGCGATCTTCTGGTTCAATATTTTCCAAAGATCATGGATATCGGGTTTACCGCGACGATGGAGGAGCATTTAGATTTAGTGGAAGAAGGAACGCTGGAATACACGAAGCTCCTCAATGAGTTTTATCAACCATTTAAAGAAGAGCTTGAATATGCCATGGGTAAAATTGAGAAAACCCAGACACTTCTTGAGAAAAAATGTCCTCAATGCGATCGGCCGATGGTAGTCAAGTGGGGCCGGCGCGGCAAGTTCTTAAGTTGTTCCGGATTCCCCGAATGTAAATTTGCCCAAGGGTTCGGGATGGGCGTTAAATGCCCGCAGGAAAATTGCGGCGGTGAGCTTATTGAGCGCCGCTCCAAGCGCGGATCGACCTTTTACGGATGCAGTAATTATCCGACATGCAGGTTTATAGCCAATAAACTTCCTCAAGAGCAAAGCGCGCCAGGCGAAAAGCATGAACCGATACCTTGA
- the xerC gene encoding tyrosine recombinase XerC — protein sequence MNRYLEKFLPYLEIEKNYSKHTVLNYKIDLEDFFKVVGDVAIEQIDYLVLRKYLAAIRSREHKPRTVARKLSSLRSLFKFLQREGYIKNNPATLLMTPKLDKKLPVFLTEEEVFKLLDAPSGDDVAGLRDRAILETLYSTGIRVSELVGLDVDAVDLISNIAKVAGKGKKERLAPIGNKATSAIREYLGKRKHKSSALFLNKNGTRLTDRSIRNIINKYIHLISLRASLSPHALRHSFATHMLNRGADLRSVQELLGHVNLSTTQIYTHMTTEKIKGVYDKAHPRA from the coding sequence ATGAACCGATACCTTGAAAAATTCTTGCCCTATTTGGAAATTGAAAAGAACTATTCCAAGCACACGGTTCTCAATTATAAAATCGACTTAGAAGATTTCTTTAAGGTTGTCGGCGATGTGGCGATCGAGCAGATCGATTACCTTGTTTTGAGAAAATATTTAGCCGCTATCCGTTCTCGCGAGCATAAGCCCCGCACGGTTGCCCGAAAACTTTCCTCGCTGCGCAGTCTGTTCAAATTCCTGCAAAGAGAAGGTTATATTAAAAATAATCCGGCTACGCTTCTCATGACGCCGAAATTAGATAAAAAACTTCCGGTTTTCTTGACGGAAGAAGAAGTATTTAAATTATTGGACGCGCCTTCCGGCGATGATGTGGCGGGGTTGCGTGATCGGGCGATTTTAGAAACACTTTACAGCACCGGAATTCGCGTGAGCGAACTTGTCGGTTTGGATGTGGATGCGGTTGACCTTATTAGCAATATCGCTAAAGTAGCCGGTAAAGGAAAAAAAGAAAGACTGGCTCCTATTGGCAACAAGGCTACTTCGGCTATTCGCGAATATTTAGGAAAAAGAAAGCATAAAAGCAGCGCTCTTTTTTTGAATAAAAACGGAACGCGGCTGACAGATAGAAGTATTCGTAACATCATCAATAAGTATATTCATTTGATAAGCCTACGCGCCAGCCTTTCTCCGCATGCGTTGCGGCATTCCTTCGCGACACATATGCTTAATCGAGGCGCGGATTTGCGTTCGGTCCAAGAGCTTTTAGGGCATGTGAATCTTTCCACAACACAGATCTACACACATATGACAACCGAAAAGATAAAAGGGGTTTACGATAAGGCGCATCCGCGCGCTTAA